A single window of Eucalyptus grandis isolate ANBG69807.140 chromosome 1, ASM1654582v1, whole genome shotgun sequence DNA harbors:
- the LOC120290155 gene encoding dirigent protein 17-like produces the protein MEEMCKELELSSSSAGVYVLPGEPAIVINGVPKLNSSNGPPAFSDTKHEAKSPGFQGFGEWMEGREVWKLFEGQYFSGTVVQFDKETGWYRVVYEDGDSEDLEWHELEDILLPLDITVPLKSLALKVVRKGPKSTNKDQRNLMPYKKGKAANSGTR, from the coding sequence ATGGAGGAGATGTGCAAAGAACTAGAGTTAAGCTCATCGTCAGCCGGGGTGTATGTGTTGCCTGGAGAACCAGCTATAGTAATTAATGGGGTGCCAAAGTTGAACTCTAGCAATGGCCCTCCTGCCTTTTCTGATACCAAGCATGAGGCGAAGTCACCCGGATTCCAAGGTTTCGGTGAATGGATGGAAGGGAGAGAAGTTTGGAAACTGTTTGAAGGGCAATATTTTTCTGGTACTGTTGTGCAGTTTGATAAGGAAACCGGCTGGTACAGGGTAGTCTACGAAGACGGCGACTCCGAAGATCTTGAGTGGCATGAGCTGGAAGATATTCTACTTCCTCTGGACATCACGGTTCCTCTGAAATCCTTGGCACTAAAAGTCGTCAGGAAAGGCCCGAAATCCACTAACAAGGACCAAAGGAACTTGATGCCATATAAAAAAGGCAAGGCGGCTAATTCGGGAACAAGGTGA